One genomic segment of [Phormidium] sp. ETS-05 includes these proteins:
- a CDS encoding CHASE2 domain-containing protein — translation MNFRLYRAVRQIWATIQIETRPLVPWSRGKASPQPVPAIGIVITSLLLLVRQLGGLETLEITAFDMMNRWRPDAPPDDRLLVVAITEADIQALKTSPISDRVVAQALAKLSAYQPVAIGLDLYRNLPIEPGHAQLVEQLQADNIIAIQKLPDADALGVPPPKSVPPERVGFNDMVVDPDGTIRRNLLSIANSEQDIVYSFALRLALLYLKPLGISPQSNPDHPGQIRLGKAVFYPLRVNSGGYQTIETKGYQILLNYRSRDNVAKTITLSQLLADDFDPNWVKGKIVLIGTTAPSGKDLFFTPYSRTDKQTAQTPGVILHAQMLSQIITAADVSSPGLMAPSRALLWFWPEWLEVLWVVVLGMVGLGVVFAWVQPLTLGIGICALAVAISGISFGLFLLGGWVPVVAPLLAFMANSGVVLTTKAVYSAFYDRLTNLPNRASFMQYLRRRRGGRRGDGGTGRTRGPGGALSLSKGDLLGLLEGDQGTRRCPEPVEGGPSPRLPVSPSPRLPVSVSCRPPVPHPPQPSSSFAAGLGPVPNGE, via the coding sequence ATGAATTTCAGATTATATCGTGCTGTCAGACAGATTTGGGCCACCATCCAGATAGAGACTCGTCCCCTAGTCCCCTGGTCCAGAGGCAAAGCGTCCCCCCAGCCCGTCCCCGCGATCGGCATCGTCATCACCAGTTTATTGCTCCTAGTGCGGCAGTTGGGCGGCTTGGAAACCTTGGAAATAACCGCTTTCGATATGATGAACCGGTGGCGTCCCGATGCGCCACCAGACGATCGGCTGTTGGTAGTAGCCATTACCGAAGCCGATATCCAAGCCTTAAAGACATCGCCCATTTCCGATCGCGTGGTGGCGCAGGCCCTAGCAAAACTGTCCGCTTATCAACCCGTAGCCATTGGCCTGGACCTGTACCGCAATCTTCCCATAGAACCAGGTCACGCCCAGCTAGTGGAACAATTGCAAGCCGACAATATCATCGCAATTCAAAAACTCCCCGACGCCGATGCCTTGGGAGTACCGCCCCCCAAGAGCGTCCCCCCAGAACGAGTAGGGTTTAACGATATGGTAGTTGACCCCGATGGCACCATCCGCCGCAATTTGCTATCGATCGCCAACAGCGAACAAGACATTGTTTACTCCTTTGCCTTGCGGTTGGCTTTACTGTACCTAAAACCATTGGGAATTTCCCCCCAAAGTAATCCCGATCATCCCGGACAAATTCGGTTAGGTAAAGCCGTATTTTACCCCCTGCGAGTCAATTCTGGCGGCTATCAAACCATCGAGACTAAGGGCTACCAAATCCTGCTCAATTACCGGTCTCGGGATAACGTCGCCAAAACAATTACATTATCACAATTACTTGCCGATGATTTTGACCCCAATTGGGTAAAAGGCAAAATTGTCTTAATTGGGACTACCGCTCCTAGCGGCAAAGACCTGTTTTTTACCCCCTACAGTCGAACTGATAAACAAACAGCTCAAACCCCAGGAGTCATACTCCATGCCCAGATGCTCAGCCAGATCATCACTGCAGCAGATGTTTCCTCCCCAGGGTTAATGGCGCCTTCGAGAGCCCTATTGTGGTTTTGGCCAGAATGGTTAGAAGTGCTGTGGGTTGTAGTCCTAGGAATGGTAGGTTTAGGAGTAGTTTTTGCCTGGGTACAACCCCTCACTCTGGGAATTGGTATTTGCGCCTTAGCTGTGGCTATTTCTGGCATCAGTTTTGGCCTATTTTTGCTGGGAGGATGGGTGCCCGTGGTGGCGCCTTTGTTGGCTTTTATGGCTAATAGCGGTGTGGTTTTGACCACGAAAGCGGTTTACAGTGCTTTTTACGATCGCCTCACCAACCTTCCCAACCGCGCCTCATTTATGCAGTATCTCCGACGGCGGCGGGGAGGGAGACGGGGAGACGGGGGGACGGGGAGGACCAGGGGACCAGGCGGTGCCCTGAGCCTGTCGAAGGGGGACCTTTTGGGACTTCTGGAAGGGGACCAGGGGACCAGGCGGTGCCCTGAGCCTGTCGAAGGGGGACCGTCTCCCCGTCTCCCCGTCTCCCCGTCTCCCCGTCTCCCCGTCTCCGTCTCCTGTCGTCCCCCCGTCCCCCACCCCCCCCAGCCAAGTAGCAGTTTTGCTGCTGGACTTGGACCGGTTCCAAATGGTGAATGA
- a CDS encoding bifunctional diguanylate cyclase/phosphodiesterase yields the protein MVNEGLGHEVGDRLLIAFADRLRAAVTLHCSSNTPIARVGADEFAILLENIKSASFATAIAEKLRHHLATPFHLQDLEIFTTVSIGIAVGEIGEQRDLLRDANTAMYRAKVSGKQTPELFETAMQARSIARFQTETDLRRALKSAPNVDSDFAGVVDSEFLVYYQPLVYLPTGRIAGFEALVRWGHPTKGLVFPGDFISIAEETGAIVPLGELVLYKACQQMQRWQQQFPQMQAPQMISVNLSGKQFTQPDLIDRIEYIIKTTQLPPHSLKLEITESVAMDNVETTIALLHRLKALHIKLGIDDFGTGYSSLSYLTQLPSDTLKVDRSFVSRMNEPDNKLIVKTIVALAHQLKMDIIAEGVETAEQLQQLRDLGCEYGQGYFFAKPLPQDKAEELLANDPRW from the coding sequence ATGGTGAATGAGGGCCTGGGACATGAAGTGGGCGATCGCCTGCTCATCGCCTTCGCCGATCGTCTGCGAGCCGCCGTTACCCTCCACTGCAGCAGCAACACCCCGATCGCTCGCGTCGGAGCTGATGAATTCGCCATCCTCCTGGAAAACATCAAATCAGCCAGTTTTGCCACCGCGATCGCCGAAAAACTGCGCCACCACCTAGCCACCCCCTTCCACCTGCAAGATTTAGAAATCTTTACCACCGTCAGCATTGGTATCGCCGTAGGAGAAATAGGGGAACAACGGGACTTGCTCCGAGATGCCAACACCGCCATGTATCGCGCCAAAGTCTCTGGCAAACAAACCCCAGAACTGTTTGAGACTGCCATGCAGGCCCGCAGTATCGCCCGCTTTCAAACCGAAACCGACCTGCGGCGAGCCCTAAAATCTGCTCCCAATGTTGACTCTGATTTTGCCGGTGTCGTAGATTCAGAATTTCTCGTTTACTACCAACCCCTGGTTTACCTCCCCACCGGTAGAATTGCCGGGTTTGAAGCCCTCGTCCGCTGGGGACATCCCACCAAAGGTCTAGTTTTCCCAGGCGACTTTATCTCCATAGCCGAAGAAACCGGCGCGATCGTCCCATTAGGAGAATTAGTCCTATACAAAGCCTGCCAACAAATGCAGCGGTGGCAGCAGCAATTTCCCCAAATGCAAGCCCCCCAGATGATTAGCGTCAACCTATCTGGCAAACAATTTACCCAACCAGACTTAATCGATCGAATTGAGTATATCATCAAAACCACCCAGTTACCACCCCACAGTTTGAAACTAGAAATCACCGAAAGCGTCGCAATGGACAATGTAGAAACCACCATCGCCCTCCTGCATCGCCTGAAAGCACTTCACATCAAACTAGGAATTGACGATTTTGGTACAGGTTATTCCTCCCTATCTTACCTCACCCAATTACCCTCAGACACTTTAAAAGTTGACCGCTCATTTGTTAGCCGCATGAATGAACCAGACAACAAACTAATTGTCAAAACCATTGTAGCTCTCGCCCATCAGCTCAAAATGGATATAATTGCCGAAGGCGTCGAAACCGCCGAACAGCTCCAGCAACTAAGAGACCTTGGCTGCGAATACGGTCAAGGATATTTCTTTGCCAAACCTTTACCCCAAGATAAAGCCGAAGAATTGCTCGCCAATGACCCCCGGTGGTAA
- a CDS encoding filamentous hemagglutinin N-terminal domain-containing protein codes for MTKDKSPMTNVQQVQGLIYRTLTVILPASLALGTSSGNAQIIPDNTLGVESSTVTTTEPQVQTIDGGAIRGSNLFHSFSEFNIGEGNSVYFTNPVGIQNIINRVTGANPSNIFGILGVSGNANLYLLNPNGIIFGPNASLDIRGSFLGTTASSLLFDNAIEYSATNPQAPPLLTINVPTGLQYNSNPGDIALQQTQLELTENQTLVLAGGNISLDGARLLVPGGSVYLRSIAPSQTLSLTAREETGFLEPDYPSNEARSDSGVSEANISINNSSEINVRALPGGTIDISAANLEILSQSRVRAGNDASEFQENPQFVQGGDIIFNVSDSVTVADDSLISNSILLNGSGQGGNIRITAANLNVRDDSIIGADTFGRGDAGNIEITTSELNLSNGSFITSGSYEGAVGNSGNINITANAISATEGGRIVASTDGEGNAGDININATERVVFDGENDELFSAIFSSVGPDGVGNGGNISINAATVVFSNGGQINSEIYGEGNTGDVNINATDVVFDGISRNFFRDVGQRPSGVSVAIQEGGIGNSGNITINASTLRVNNGARLSAATIGRGDAGSININADSVSFDGYTDDISSTAITNVGEGGEGRGGSLNINTGTLSVTNGGRLESNTLGTGDAGSININATDQVIFDGINPNGIIQRLPGGAFSRVSLPNLFSAPAFGDGGSININTGSLFVTGGAVVSASTFYEGNAGTIRINARDRVSFTGIGQRGENAGAFSIAAGTGDGGRIEISATNLDVTQGASLSTNTESGGNAGTIAINVRDTAIFEGLGTTSNIGELATQVSERATGSGGTIEINAGVLRLSNGARLNSNSLGAGRAGDIKLQADSIFLDGQTAVNADTTAGQGNISIQSRDLILRNNSQITTNAQGTATGGNITFNTSNLIALENSDISANAEDSFGGRVIINATGIFGTAFRSTTTPLSDITATSQLGPQFSGTVVISTPEVDPSAGLVPLSQNPIDAASLIAKNPCAKSKDSEFIITGRGGLPPTPFEAINPAATHLSWAEAMGSGGAGERLSRGAGGQGSRGEGSDSPSPPSLPSPFPPLPPPLPPWERGRG; via the coding sequence GTGACAAAGGACAAATCACCAATGACCAATGTGCAGCAAGTCCAGGGCCTAATCTACCGAACCTTAACTGTCATCTTGCCCGCTAGTCTAGCACTAGGGACTAGCAGTGGTAATGCCCAAATCATCCCCGATAATACTTTAGGGGTGGAAAGCTCTACAGTCACCACCACCGAACCACAAGTCCAAACCATTGATGGGGGCGCCATTCGGGGTTCTAACCTCTTTCACAGCTTTAGCGAATTCAACATCGGCGAAGGCAACAGCGTCTATTTTACCAACCCTGTCGGTATCCAAAACATCATCAACCGCGTCACTGGCGCTAACCCCAGCAACATTTTTGGCATTCTGGGAGTATCCGGCAATGCTAATTTATACCTACTCAACCCCAACGGCATTATCTTCGGACCTAATGCCAGTTTAGATATTCGGGGTTCTTTTCTGGGGACAACTGCCAGCAGCTTGCTATTTGACAATGCCATAGAATACAGCGCTACCAACCCCCAAGCGCCACCTCTGCTCACTATCAATGTGCCCACGGGCTTGCAGTATAATAGTAATCCTGGTGACATTGCCCTGCAGCAAACCCAATTAGAACTGACAGAGAATCAAACTCTGGTTTTAGCTGGGGGCAATATCAGCTTAGATGGTGCGAGATTGCTAGTTCCGGGCGGTTCCGTTTATCTCAGAAGTATTGCACCGAGCCAAACCCTTTCCCTCACGGCAAGAGAAGAAACCGGGTTTCTGGAACCAGACTATCCCTCAAACGAGGCTCGGAGCGATTCGGGTGTCTCGGAGGCAAATATATCCATAAATAACAGTTCTGAAATCAACGTGCGCGCTCTTCCCGGAGGCACTATAGATATTAGTGCGGCAAATCTAGAAATATTATCCCAGAGCCGGGTCAGAGCGGGGAACGATGCCAGCGAATTTCAGGAAAATCCCCAATTTGTCCAAGGTGGGGATATCATTTTTAATGTCAGCGATAGTGTTACTGTAGCAGATGATAGTCTGATTTCCAATTCTATTTTATTGAATGGGAGCGGCCAAGGTGGGAATATCCGCATCACTGCGGCCAACCTCAACGTGAGAGATGATAGCATCATTGGGGCTGATACCTTTGGCAGGGGCGATGCTGGTAATATTGAGATTACCACATCAGAACTGAATCTGAGTAATGGCAGTTTTATCACCAGTGGTTCCTATGAGGGAGCTGTGGGCAATTCCGGGAATATCAATATTACTGCCAATGCCATAAGCGCTACAGAGGGAGGGAGAATCGTTGCCAGTACCGACGGGGAAGGCAATGCCGGAGATATCAACATCAATGCCACGGAACGGGTGGTGTTTGATGGAGAAAATGACGAACTGTTTAGCGCCATTTTCAGCTCTGTGGGACCCGATGGAGTGGGCAATGGCGGCAATATCTCGATTAATGCGGCCACTGTAGTTTTTAGCAATGGAGGCCAGATTAATTCAGAAATCTATGGCGAGGGGAATACAGGGGATGTGAATATTAATGCTACGGATGTAGTGTTTGATGGCATTAGTAGAAACTTTTTCCGGGATGTGGGTCAAAGACCCAGTGGCGTATCCGTGGCAATTCAGGAGGGAGGCATAGGCAATAGTGGCAACATCACGATTAATGCCAGCACTCTGAGAGTAAATAATGGGGCGCGCCTGAGTGCGGCTACTATTGGCCGGGGTGATGCAGGAAGTATTAATATTAATGCCGACTCCGTGAGTTTCGACGGCTACACTGATGATATATCCAGTACGGCTATAACTAATGTGGGCGAGGGAGGAGAAGGCCGTGGTGGGAGCCTCAATATTAATACGGGGACGCTTTCGGTGACAAATGGCGGACGGCTGGAATCTAATACTCTGGGCACGGGAGATGCGGGGAGTATTAATATTAATGCCACAGACCAAGTGATTTTTGATGGGATTAACCCTAATGGCATTATCCAAAGATTGCCAGGAGGGGCGTTTAGTCGGGTTAGCTTGCCGAATTTGTTTTCGGCACCGGCATTTGGTGATGGGGGGAGTATTAATATTAACACCGGGTCTCTGTTTGTTACTGGTGGGGCGGTGGTTAGTGCTAGCACTTTTTATGAGGGAAATGCGGGGACAATTAGGATAAATGCTCGCGATCGGGTCTCGTTTACAGGTATCGGGCAACGGGGGGAAAACGCTGGAGCCTTCAGCATCGCCGCTGGGACCGGTGATGGTGGGAGGATTGAAATCTCCGCCACTAACCTGGATGTGACGCAAGGCGCCTCGTTGAGTACCAACACTGAAAGCGGCGGAAATGCGGGAACGATCGCCATTAACGTCCGAGATACCGCGATTTTTGAAGGTCTTGGCACCACCTCAAACATCGGCGAGTTAGCCACACAGGTGTCAGAGAGAGCCACCGGATCCGGCGGTACGATCGAGATTAATGCTGGCGTCTTGCGCCTCAGCAACGGCGCTCGTCTCAACTCCAACAGTCTCGGCGCTGGCAGAGCCGGAGATATTAAGTTGCAAGCTGATTCGATATTTTTAGATGGACAGACCGCTGTAAATGCTGATACCACAGCCGGACAGGGAAACATTAGTATCCAATCCCGTGACCTCATCTTGCGAAATAACAGTCAAATCACCACCAACGCCCAAGGCACCGCCACCGGAGGTAACATCACCTTCAACACCAGCAACCTCATCGCCTTAGAAAACAGCGACATCTCCGCCAACGCCGAAGACAGCTTCGGCGGACGAGTCATCATCAACGCCACCGGTATCTTCGGCACCGCATTTCGCAGCACCACCACCCCCTTGAGCGACATCACCGCCACCTCCCAACTCGGTCCCCAATTCAGCGGCACCGTAGTCATCAGCACTCCCGAAGTGGACCCCAGCGCCGGGTTAGTCCCCCTGTCTCAAAACCCGATCGACGCCGCCAGTCTCATCGCCAAAAACCCTTGCGCCAAAAGCAAAGATAGCGAATTCATCATCACCGGACGCGGTGGCTTACCCCCCACCCCCTTTGAAGCCATCAACCCCGCCGCCACCCACCTCAGTTGGGCAGAAGCAATGGGGAGCGGAGGCGCAGGGGAGCGCTTGAGCAGGGGAGCAGGGGGGCAAGGGAGCCGGGGAGAGGGGAGTGATTCCCCCTCTCCCCCCTCCCTCCCTTCCCCCTTCCCCCCCCTCCCCCCCCCTCTCCCTCCTTGGGAGAGGGGACGGGGGTGA
- the dapB gene encoding 4-hydroxy-tetrahydrodipicolinate reductase, which yields MTDRVSIPVIVNGAAGKMGREVVKAVVGASDMTLFGAIDVKPDLAGLDVGEILGIGPVEVPIMNDLQSVLCAAAQESGSAVMVDFTHPKSVYDNVRAAIAYGVRPVVGTTGMSPEQVQDLAEFADKASIGCLLIPNFSIGMVLLQQAAIQASKYFDHVEIIELHHNQKADAPSGTAIQTAQMLAEMGKTYNPPLVSETEKLPGARGSLADEGIRIHSVRLPGLLAHQEVIFGAPGQIYTLRHDTSDRACYMPGVLLAIRQVISLKSMIFGLEKIL from the coding sequence ATGACCGATCGAGTTTCCATCCCGGTAATAGTTAATGGCGCCGCTGGCAAAATGGGGCGCGAGGTGGTAAAGGCTGTGGTAGGGGCATCTGATATGACTCTATTCGGCGCCATCGATGTCAAGCCCGATCTGGCGGGCCTGGATGTGGGAGAAATTTTGGGCATCGGACCGGTAGAAGTGCCGATAATGAACGATTTGCAGTCGGTTCTCTGCGCGGCGGCCCAGGAGTCTGGGTCTGCGGTTATGGTAGATTTTACTCACCCTAAGAGTGTTTATGATAATGTGCGGGCGGCGATCGCCTATGGTGTCCGCCCGGTGGTGGGGACTACGGGGATGAGCCCGGAGCAGGTGCAGGATTTGGCGGAGTTTGCGGATAAGGCGAGCATCGGTTGTCTCCTGATTCCTAATTTCTCGATCGGCATGGTTCTCCTGCAGCAGGCTGCTATTCAGGCTAGCAAATATTTCGACCATGTGGAGATTATCGAACTCCACCACAACCAAAAAGCTGATGCTCCTAGTGGTACGGCGATTCAAACGGCGCAAATGTTGGCGGAAATGGGCAAAACCTACAATCCTCCATTAGTTTCAGAAACGGAGAAATTGCCAGGGGCTCGCGGTAGTTTGGCTGATGAAGGTATCCGCATTCATAGTGTCCGTCTCCCTGGTTTACTGGCTCATCAAGAGGTGATTTTTGGCGCTCCCGGTCAAATCTACACTCTTCGCCATGATACGAGCGATCGGGCTTGCTATATGCCCGGTGTTCTCTTGGCTATCCGTCAAGTCATTTCCTTAAAATCGATGATTTTCGGTTTGGAAAAAATCCTCTAA
- a CDS encoding filamentous hemagglutinin N-terminal domain-containing protein: MLKVFWNWQKPADRAGQKLSLKIIILPLLHLIDLGLIPTVGLAQIIPDNTLGSETSTITTPEPQTIRIEGGAIRGSNLFHSFSEFNIGAGNSVYFTNPDGIQNIINRVTGSNPSQINGTIGVLGNANLFLLNPNGIIFGPNASLDMRGSFLGTTASSLLFENGREYSTNNPQTPPLLTINVPTGLQYGNNPGSIQLQNTTLQLPANQTLALIGGNITIDGGKLQVPGGNIYLGCGSNCSLSSNGISFTITGNEIGNNPPIPRDITITNSAEINVRSSDSGNIAITASNLDISGSSQILAGIDTGLGTPTSQAGNINLKAAGNINITDNSLIANQVLEESLGTGGDININATSLFVTSGGELLTGTFSSGNGGHINMTTTERIVFDSANARSRLEILAPGNGGNINISTGNLTVINEARLTNEKRGVGNGGDINIDVADAINIDNRGYIGSDLLTGSSGNSGSVHINTGYLFATNGGQISASQVFGLGDAGSVNITARGEIVFDGGRGSATSGAYSRVELGTFGNTGGININAASLTVKNGAQLDVTTMGVGNAGNINLDVGSLVITRGSGLNAETFSAGNAGNITIVARDSILIDGAGNTFLTGIFNAVGRDGEGKGGDVNITTGSLTLLNGAYIQVESRGIGDAGNIIINARDTVVVDGVRENLLPTEIQADVEEGVEGSAGNIEINAGSLVVTNGAQINAGTNGIGNGGNILIKVRDNVIVDGVGSANLGGIFSNVDEEAVGVGGNIEIETGSLMVTNGGTITSSTFGEGDGGKLIITARDKVVVDGASNEEFIDFTEEDEDLDTEAFFSEEYSLIRFASSVASRVDDEAVGNGGNIEINTGSLVVSNGGELIASTQGRGNAGNINIIARDRVTFDGVGSNQRPSAAFTTVELFARGDGGNINITTDSFSVSNQAFLNASSFGNGTAGNIQIEANSIFLDGEALLSANTIGGQGNISLNGGDIFLRRGSGITTDASGDATGGNITISTTNLVALENSDISANAEDSFGGRVVVNARGIFGTEFRAENTRFSDITATSQLGAEFSGSVEINTPEVDPSSGLVNLPANFIDVASLMGRDPCNMGEESQFIVTGRGGLPPNPFEAMTSSASVVEWARVRESARPIGANPVPVNQGKFRVNPGIVEATGWTLAPDGTVVLTADLIGTNGRGIFANGCGRLEE, from the coding sequence ATGCTTAAGGTTTTTTGGAACTGGCAAAAACCAGCCGATCGTGCTGGGCAAAAATTATCCTTAAAAATAATAATCCTGCCTCTTTTACATCTGATAGACTTAGGACTTATCCCCACCGTCGGATTAGCCCAAATCATCCCCGATAACACATTAGGCAGCGAAACCAGCACCATCACCACCCCAGAACCCCAAACCATCAGAATTGAAGGCGGCGCCATTCGGGGTTCTAACCTCTTTCACAGCTTTAGCGAATTCAACATCGGCGCAGGCAACAGCGTCTATTTCACCAACCCCGACGGTATCCAAAACATTATCAACCGCGTCACCGGCAGCAACCCCTCCCAAATTAATGGCACTATCGGAGTTTTAGGCAATGCCAACCTATTTTTACTCAACCCCAACGGCATTATTTTCGGACCTAATGCCAGTTTAGATATGCGGGGTTCTTTTCTAGGGACAACTGCCAGCAGCTTGCTATTTGAAAACGGTAGAGAATACAGCACGAATAACCCCCAAACCCCACCCCTACTCACCATCAATGTGCCCACAGGTTTGCAATATGGCAATAATCCTGGCAGCATTCAGCTCCAAAATACCACTTTACAGCTCCCAGCCAATCAAACCCTAGCCTTAATTGGGGGAAATATTACCATAGATGGCGGCAAATTGCAAGTACCGGGCGGCAACATTTATCTCGGATGTGGCAGTAACTGTAGTTTATCTTCTAATGGGATATCATTTACTATAACTGGCAATGAAATCGGCAATAATCCTCCTATCCCCAGAGACATCACCATCACCAATAGCGCCGAAATCAACGTGCGAAGTAGCGACAGCGGCAACATCGCCATCACCGCCAGTAATTTAGATATTTCTGGTAGCAGCCAGATTTTAGCTGGCATAGACACCGGCTTGGGCACCCCCACCAGTCAAGCTGGTAATATCAACCTCAAGGCGGCGGGAAATATCAACATCACGGATAACAGCTTAATTGCCAATCAAGTTTTAGAAGAATCTTTGGGGACTGGGGGCGACATTAACATCAACGCTACATCATTATTTGTCACCAGTGGGGGCGAATTACTCACCGGTACTTTTAGCTCTGGTAACGGCGGCCATATCAATATGACCACAACAGAGAGGATTGTATTTGATAGCGCTAATGCTCGCTCTCGGCTGGAAATACTAGCTCCCGGTAACGGCGGCAATATCAACATCAGCACTGGCAACCTCACCGTCATAAATGAGGCCAGATTGACAAATGAAAAACGAGGTGTCGGCAACGGAGGAGATATTAATATCGATGTAGCCGATGCGATCAACATTGATAACCGAGGGTATATTGGCAGCGACTTACTTACCGGTAGTAGCGGCAATAGCGGCAGTGTTCATATTAACACTGGTTATCTGTTTGCTACCAACGGCGGACAGATTAGCGCTAGTCAGGTTTTTGGTTTGGGAGATGCAGGCAGTGTTAATATTACTGCTCGCGGTGAGATAGTTTTTGATGGCGGGAGGGGGAGCGCTACCAGTGGTGCTTATAGCCGCGTAGAATTAGGCACTTTTGGGAACACCGGTGGTATCAATATTAATGCCGCTTCTCTCACGGTGAAAAATGGCGCCCAATTAGATGTCACCACAATGGGGGTGGGAAATGCTGGTAATATTAATCTAGATGTGGGTTCCCTGGTCATTACGAGAGGCAGCGGACTCAATGCGGAGACTTTTAGCGCCGGTAATGCGGGTAACATTACAATTGTCGCCCGTGATAGTATCTTGATTGACGGAGCCGGAAATACCTTTTTAACTGGTATTTTTAACGCTGTGGGGAGAGACGGAGAAGGTAAAGGGGGGGATGTCAATATCACCACTGGCTCGCTCACCCTCCTTAATGGCGCCTACATCCAAGTGGAAAGCCGGGGTATTGGCGATGCAGGCAACATTATAATTAATGCCAGGGATACGGTAGTGGTAGATGGCGTTAGGGAAAATTTACTGCCCACAGAAATCCAAGCAGATGTAGAAGAAGGAGTGGAAGGAAGCGCAGGCAATATTGAAATCAACGCCGGTTCTCTGGTCGTGACCAACGGAGCGCAAATTAATGCTGGGACTAATGGCATCGGCAACGGCGGTAATATTTTAATTAAAGTTCGGGATAATGTAATTGTGGATGGGGTAGGATCGGCCAATCTTGGCGGGATTTTTTCCAATGTTGACGAGGAAGCTGTAGGGGTGGGGGGCAATATCGAGATTGAAACTGGGTCGCTGATGGTGACAAATGGTGGCACCATCACTAGCAGTACCTTTGGCGAGGGTGATGGGGGTAAGTTGATAATTACCGCCAGAGATAAAGTGGTGGTTGATGGGGCAAGTAACGAGGAATTTATCGATTTTACCGAAGAAGATGAGGATTTGGATACGGAGGCATTTTTCAGTGAGGAATACAGCTTGATTAGATTTGCCAGCAGTGTGGCTAGCCGAGTGGATGATGAAGCGGTGGGAAATGGGGGTAATATTGAGATTAACACTGGTTCACTGGTGGTGAGCAACGGCGGCGAACTGATTGCTAGCACTCAAGGACGGGGAAATGCCGGGAATATTAATATTATCGCTAGAGATAGGGTAACATTTGATGGGGTTGGGAGTAACCAGCGCCCCAGTGCTGCTTTCACTACGGTAGAATTATTTGCCCGGGGGGACGGCGGTAATATCAATATTACTACAGATTCGTTTTCGGTCAGTAACCAAGCGTTTCTCAATGCCAGCAGTTTCGGTAATGGCACGGCGGGTAATATTCAAATTGAAGCTAATTCTATATTTTTGGATGGTGAAGCCTTGCTCAGTGCTAATACTATTGGCGGTCAGGGAAATATTAGCCTCAATGGTGGGGATATTTTCTTACGGCGGGGGAGTGGGATTACTACGGACGCCAGTGGTGATGCTACGGGGGGGAACATCACCATCTCTACTACCAATTTAGTGGCTTTGGAAAATAGCGATATATCTGCCAATGCGGAAGATAGCTTTGGCGGGCGGGTGGTGGTGAATGCCAGAGGGATTTTTGGTACGGAATTCCGGGCAGAAAACACCCGTTTTAGCGATATTACGGCTACGTCTCAACTGGGAGCAGAATTCAGCGGTAGTGTGGAAATAAATACCCCAGAAGTTGACCCTAGTTCGGGTTTGGTGAATTTGCCTGCTAATTTTATTGATGTTGCCAGTTTGATGGGGCGTGACCCTTGTAATATGGGAGAAGAGAGCCAATTTATTGTCACCGGGAGGGGGGGGTTGCCGCCGAATCCGTTTGAAGCGATGACCAGCTCGGCTTCAGTGGTGGAGTGGGCGAGAGTGAGAGAGAGTGCAAGACCTATAGGTGCAAATCCTGTGCCAGTTAATCAGGGAAAATTCAGGGTTAACCCGGGTATAGTAGAAGCTACTGGATGGACTTTGGCACCGGATGGGACGGTAGTATTAACCGCAGATTTAATCGGCACAAATGGGAGGGGTATTTTCGCTAATGGTTGTGGTCGTCTGGAGGAATAA